One genomic region from Salvia hispanica cultivar TCC Black 2014 chromosome 2, UniMelb_Shisp_WGS_1.0, whole genome shotgun sequence encodes:
- the LOC125207820 gene encoding glucan endo-1,3-beta-glucosidase 8-like, producing MASKTIPFVYLLMILMAKTDVDAVIGVNWGRESAQRLVPSQVVDLLLQNGVKEARVYTTMVDLLKAFVGSGIGLSLTAGDLNVLQDYNQCLKWVQSRMPYFNDSSVRRVYVGLYPFMIGLSNNKAVLKQSMKVMYNLQKALNDADWGHQVKAIFSHASTELKPNITKPSDAEFIDEIKPEMEETIRFLELNNAPFVVDMIPPIEMETYKFDPSFAFVGESTQVIKDVNGAIYTNIFEFMHDAYVWALIKLKAPKLKIIVGQIGWPSDGYARGNASTVERFFKGLLPYVSSNKGTPLRPGAPIDTFVHSLTDENKTPNNFMRHFGIYRSNGKPKFKIDLMGLGRDIYPSSAKGIMRMPERWCVFNGNRTDYPMVENQLKYACKNSDCSSASPGSTCGDLSFNQMVSFAFNMYFQFQFQDESACHFNGLSYITVDNPSTPKCMFPIEVVRGQQENYYYQPVPKAKGNHQSPNCVVSLFLLSLLGALFWN from the exons ATGGCTTCCAAAACGATCCCCTTTGTATATTTGTTAATGATTTTGATGGCAAAGACAGATGTAGATGCCGTAATAGGCGTAAACTGGGGAAGGGAGAGTGCTCAAAGATTGGTACCATCACAAGTTGTGGATTTGTTGTTGCAAAATGGGGTGAAAGAGGCTCGAGTATACACAACCATGGTGGATTTATTGAAGGCCTTCGTCGGTAGTGGAATCGGTCTCTCGTTGACCGCCGGCGATCTAAACGTCCTCCAAGACTACAACCAATGCCTGAAATGGGTCCAGAGTAGAATGCCTTATTTCAACGACTCCAGCGTtag ACGGGTATACGTTGGACTCTATCCATTTATGATCGGATTGTCGAACAACAAAGCTGTACTGAAGCAAAGTATGAAAGTTATGTACAATTTACAAAAGGCATTGAATGATGCTGATTGGGGGCATCAAGTTAAGGCGATCTTCTCGCATGCTAGCACCGAGTTGAAGCCCAACATCACGAAGCCTTCAGACGCCGAGTTCATCGACGAGATCAAGCCGGAGATGGAGGAGACAATTCGCTTCCTCGAGCTGAACAACGCCCCGTTTGTGGTGGACATGATCCCGCCAATAGAAATGGAGACGTACAAGTTTGACCCGAGCTTCGCTTTCGTGGGGGAGTCGACCCAAGTCATCAAGGACGTGAACGGGGCCATCTACACAAACATCTTCGAGTTCATGCACGATGCCTATGTCTGGGCTCTCATCAAGCTCAAGGCGCCCAAACTCAAGATCATCGTCGGCCAAATTGGTTGGCCCAGCGACGGCTACGCCCGCGGTAATGCCTCCACCGTGGAGCGATTCTTCAAAGGCCTACTCCCATATGTGTCGAGCAACAAGGGGACCCCGCTCCGCCCTGGGGCCCCCATCGACACTTTTGTCCATTCACTTACTGACGAAAATAAAACGCCCAACAATTTCATGCGCCATTTCGGGATCTACCGCTCCAACGGGAAACCTAAATTCAAGATCGACCTGATGGGTTTAGGTCGGGATATTTACCCATCATCGGCCAAGGGGATCATGAGGATGCCAGAGAGGTGGTGCGTCTTCAATGGGAACCGGACAGACTACCCTATGGTGGAAAATCAACTCAAATACGCCTGCAAGAACAGTGATTGTAGTAGTGCATCACCGGGCAGTACTTGCGGCGACCTCAGTTTCAACCAGATGGTATCGTTTGCGTTCAACATGTATTTCCAGTTTCAATTTCAAGACGAGAGTGCTTGCCACTTTAACGGCCTAAGCTACATCACAGTCGATAATCCGTCAACGCCCAAGTGCATGTTCCCTATAGAAGTGGTCCGAGGCCAGCAAGAAAATTACTATTATCAACCAGTCCCCAAGGCCAAAGGAAACCATCAGAGCCCTAATTGTGTCGTCTCTCTGTTTTTGCTTTCACTATTGGGGGCATTGTTTTGGAACTGA
- the LOC125207821 gene encoding protein LIGHT-DEPENDENT SHORT HYPOCOTYLS 3-like, producing the protein MDVECPNSDSSNNSNPNSSSSAATLSRYENQKRRDWNTFGQYLKNHRPPLSLSRCSGAHVLEFLRYLDQFGKTKVHNPICPFFGHPVPPAPCPCPLRQAWGSLDALVGRLRAAYEENGGKPETNPFGARAVRLYLREVRDMQSKARGVSYEKKKRKRPLPHTAVPPPGEAL; encoded by the coding sequence ATGGATGTGGAATGCCCCAACTCGGACAGCAGCAACAACAGCAATCCAAACTCGTCCTCATCCGCGGCGACGCTGAGCCGCTACGAGAATCAGAAGCGGCGCGACTGGAACACCTTCGGGCAGTACCTAAAGAACCACCGGCCGCCTCTCTCGCTGAGCCGGTGCAGCGGGGCCCACGTGCTAGAGTTCCTCCGCTACCTTGACCAGTTCGGGAAGACGAAGGTGCACAACCCCATCTGCcccttcttcggccacccggTCCCCCCCGCCCCCTGCCCCTGCCCGCTCCGCCAGGCCTGGGGCAGCCTCGACGCCCTCGTAGGCCGCCTCCGCGCCGCCTACGAGGAAAACGGCGGCAAGCCTGAAACCAACCCTTTCGGCGCCAGGGCCGTCCGCCTCTACCTGCGCGAGGTCCGCGATATGCAGTCCAAGGCAAGGGGTGTCAGCTACGAGAAGAAGAAGCGCAAGCGCCCGCTGCCGCACACGGCTGTTCCGCCGCCGGGTGAAGCTTTATGA